Proteins from a genomic interval of Lacticaseibacillus pabuli:
- the pnpS gene encoding two-component system histidine kinase PnpS: MNKHERHTLMTFCLLAIVGFFALLAIASASIRSSQDTNMRTLANTIESSGPLPAKSGVHLVNLNGDSFRARDIRTHTVSGGVAKAGAFDTIHPHGKAERLYYFRLQGKLTAVTQSKQTVLNVNPLVLTIFVIAYWAAFIAIMAVSVKRWHGFKDEIDSVATIIGQMRRREPTQSLLLTPNSRLYPITDELEALDGVLATTNQQAQQRRVRFQLLMENLPQGVLLFNVDQQTTMANHAASEILGRPIATDDHPYIDDIKDYQLAKMIDGCFKSGKNKHAEMVIGATQRPVDVNVVSVGSEAERQVLIILYDLSYVRSLQQAQTDFIGNVSHELKTPVTAIAGFAETLLDGAQDDPETREKFLKIILHESNRLSSLVGDILTLQKGALNAHAENINYTEFMHNLSQPFTKKLNKHDITLNFELPHNLIVTADRRLLTQVFRNLLENAINYNHDGGNVLIRATADGKNITTTVSDNGVGIAKDEQSRIFERFYRVDKARSREHGGTGLGLAIVQEAVTELGGTITIESDLGKGSTFTVVLPIIFT, encoded by the coding sequence ATGAATAAACATGAGCGTCATACTTTAATGACATTTTGCCTGCTTGCGATAGTGGGCTTTTTTGCGCTTTTGGCCATTGCGTCCGCATCGATTCGCAGCAGCCAAGATACCAACATGCGTACTCTGGCGAACACAATCGAATCGTCTGGGCCACTGCCAGCTAAGTCTGGGGTGCACCTCGTCAACCTGAACGGGGACAGTTTCCGGGCGCGTGACATTCGGACACATACCGTTAGCGGCGGTGTTGCCAAAGCAGGCGCCTTTGATACGATACATCCCCACGGCAAGGCAGAACGCCTCTATTACTTCCGCTTGCAGGGAAAACTGACGGCGGTGACCCAAAGTAAACAAACTGTCCTTAACGTCAACCCGCTGGTCCTCACCATCTTTGTGATTGCTTACTGGGCGGCTTTCATCGCGATTATGGCGGTGAGCGTCAAACGGTGGCACGGGTTTAAGGACGAAATTGACAGTGTGGCGACGATTATTGGGCAGATGCGCCGTCGTGAACCGACCCAGTCCTTGCTGCTGACGCCAAACTCACGGCTGTACCCGATTACTGATGAACTCGAGGCACTGGATGGTGTGCTGGCGACAACGAACCAGCAAGCCCAGCAGCGCCGCGTCCGGTTCCAGTTGCTGATGGAAAATCTGCCGCAGGGGGTGCTGCTCTTTAACGTCGACCAGCAAACCACGATGGCGAACCATGCCGCGAGCGAAATTTTGGGCCGCCCGATTGCCACTGACGACCATCCTTACATTGATGACATCAAGGATTATCAGCTCGCCAAGATGATTGACGGGTGTTTTAAGAGCGGCAAGAATAAGCACGCCGAGATGGTAATCGGCGCCACGCAAAGGCCAGTCGACGTCAACGTTGTTAGTGTGGGTAGTGAGGCCGAACGACAAGTGCTGATCATCCTCTATGATTTAAGTTACGTGCGGTCGTTGCAGCAGGCCCAGACCGACTTCATAGGCAACGTCAGCCATGAGCTGAAGACGCCGGTGACCGCGATTGCCGGCTTTGCCGAAACATTGCTGGACGGAGCGCAGGATGATCCGGAGACGCGCGAAAAGTTTCTGAAAATCATTTTGCACGAGTCTAACCGCCTGAGCTCTTTGGTAGGAGATATCCTGACGCTGCAGAAAGGGGCACTGAACGCCCACGCGGAGAACATTAACTACACTGAATTCATGCACAACTTGAGCCAACCGTTCACTAAAAAGCTGAACAAACATGACATCACCCTTAATTTTGAGTTGCCGCACAACCTGATTGTGACGGCGGACCGGCGCCTCTTGACCCAAGTATTCCGTAACTTGCTCGAGAATGCGATTAATTACAACCACGACGGTGGCAACGTCCTGATTCGCGCCACTGCGGACGGCAAGAACATTACCACCACCGTGAGTGACAATGGGGTCGGCATTGCTAAAGATGAACAGAGTCGTATCTTTGAGCGCTTCTACCGGGTGGATAAGGCCCGTAGCCGAGAGCATGGTGGGACCGGCCTCGGCCTGGCGATTGTTCAGGAAGCCGTCACCGAATTAGGCGGCACAATTACGATTGAAAGTGACCTCGGCAAGGGCAGTACCTTTACCGTTGTGCTACCAATTATCTTTACCTAA
- a CDS encoding response regulator transcription factor, with protein sequence MKKILVVDDEPAIATLLEYNLQREHYEVTVAGDGEEALRLGLERPFDFIILDLMLPSLDGFEVTKKLRAADVITPILILTAKDSETDKILGLELGADDYVTKPFSPREILARIKAIERRVSARQTVERKTLQVGELHMNLLNHHVKFATRTIQLTPREYDLLAYFAKHPGQVVSRETLLDHVWGFDYAGQTRMVDMQVSKLRDKLEKDPHQPRYLKTVRGYGYKFEEPNDE encoded by the coding sequence ATGAAAAAAATTCTAGTCGTCGATGATGAACCGGCCATTGCCACCTTGCTCGAATACAACTTGCAACGGGAGCATTATGAAGTCACGGTGGCTGGTGATGGCGAAGAGGCCTTACGTTTAGGCCTCGAGCGCCCATTTGATTTCATTATTTTGGATTTGATGTTGCCAAGTTTGGATGGCTTTGAGGTCACCAAGAAATTACGCGCAGCCGACGTGATTACGCCAATTTTGATTTTAACCGCGAAGGATTCAGAAACGGATAAAATCCTGGGGCTAGAACTTGGCGCCGACGATTACGTCACCAAGCCGTTTTCACCACGCGAAATATTAGCCCGGATTAAGGCGATTGAGCGGCGGGTGAGTGCGCGGCAGACCGTGGAGCGCAAGACGTTGCAGGTCGGCGAACTGCACATGAATTTGCTGAACCACCACGTTAAGTTTGCGACTCGCACCATTCAGCTCACACCGCGCGAATACGATCTATTGGCTTATTTTGCTAAACATCCTGGCCAAGTGGTGAGTCGTGAAACACTACTTGATCACGTTTGGGGCTTTGACTATGCGGGGCAGACCCGCATGGTGGATATGCAGGTTAGCAAGTTGCGTGACAAACTAGAGAAAGATCCGCATCAACCGCGGTACCTCAAGACAGTCCGGGGTTACGGATACAAATTCGAGGAACCTAACGATGAATAA
- a CDS encoding PDZ domain-containing protein — MREQIYFGAIFIIFTLLLALRVRLGASARIARERRQLRIAAESTPVEWARFALLGIVPGILLSFALIYAGVILPAAVVFLLAATALLLALPRRFFSPLLLPVLAPALLFVPDHVWQQLGIAKPIQFAAPLAVFAMLYAMVAAYCEVQTPFHATPRITRAHGRRWAVLDLRQLLWVPLIVPVPGEWLTRVPFAQFVSVGHGSMSLVIIPLVLGFAFSSRDARPEHNLRTRAKIDGAFAVWAAIIAVLAMARLTDDLVSLSLLAGGSVIFALLQYIGTRGRLEFVEGAGGVRVLAVLPGTPAERMALRRGDTILTCNGQNVPTTRALYLATQDLGTFCRLRVRGADGRIRLTSAAIYTDSPYMLGIISFPEADK, encoded by the coding sequence GTGAGGGAACAGATTTATTTTGGTGCCATTTTTATTATATTTACGCTCCTGCTGGCACTAAGGGTACGGCTGGGCGCTAGTGCACGAATTGCACGCGAACGGCGGCAGCTCCGCATCGCCGCTGAGAGTACACCAGTTGAATGGGCCCGTTTTGCCTTACTGGGCATCGTGCCCGGCATTTTACTGAGCTTTGCCTTGATTTACGCGGGTGTCATTTTACCGGCGGCCGTGGTGTTCTTGTTAGCAGCCACAGCCTTATTGCTGGCGCTACCACGCCGTTTCTTTAGCCCATTATTGTTGCCGGTTCTAGCACCAGCGCTATTGTTTGTGCCCGACCACGTTTGGCAGCAGTTAGGGATTGCAAAGCCCATCCAGTTCGCCGCACCACTGGCTGTTTTTGCCATGCTGTACGCGATGGTCGCCGCCTATTGTGAAGTCCAGACACCGTTTCACGCCACCCCGCGGATTACGCGTGCGCATGGCAGACGCTGGGCTGTGCTGGATTTACGCCAGCTGCTCTGGGTACCGCTGATTGTGCCGGTACCCGGGGAATGGCTCACGCGCGTGCCGTTTGCGCAGTTTGTGAGTGTTGGCCACGGCAGCATGAGTCTGGTGATCATTCCTTTGGTTCTGGGCTTTGCTTTCAGCAGCCGGGATGCACGGCCGGAGCATAACTTGCGGACGCGTGCCAAGATTGATGGCGCCTTCGCCGTCTGGGCCGCAATTATCGCTGTACTTGCGATGGCCCGTCTAACAGATGATTTGGTGAGCTTGAGCCTGCTTGCGGGTGGCAGCGTGATCTTTGCCCTACTGCAGTATATCGGTACGCGCGGGCGCCTCGAGTTTGTCGAAGGGGCCGGCGGAGTCCGCGTACTAGCCGTATTGCCTGGTACACCTGCGGAACGGATGGCGCTACGCCGGGGAGATACGATTTTGACCTGTAATGGGCAAAACGTTCCCACAACGCGAGCCCTGTACCTTGCGACACAGGATCTGGGGACCTTCTGCCGACTGCGGGTTCGCGGGGCAGACGGTCGAATTCGTTTAACCAGTGCTGCCATTTATACGGATAGTCCTTATATGTTGGGAATCATTAGTTTTCCGGAGGCTGATAAATGA
- the ftsX gene encoding permease-like cell division protein FtsX gives MKTNVIKHHLADSLKSLRRNGWMTVAAVSAVTVTLLLVGIVMAFLFNINRVSQQVENDVNVRVSINRNVSAKNKNQVKKQLADMPEVTQVTYRSRAKELNSIVSGYGSQWRMFRGDDNPLNDVFLVKAKTPKATMKVAKRAVKLAHVKDADYGGRTARRLFRYVANVRNWGIGFAVMLLLVAIFLISNTIRITILSRRDEIAVMRLVGATSSYIRWPFLLEGAWTGLLGAIIPIVVVNVGYSVLMRSMTQTQSANGFSLYPNMPFLFWIDLLLLGLGIVIGALGSSVSMRRFLKL, from the coding sequence TTGAAGACTAATGTGATTAAACACCACCTCGCCGACAGCCTGAAGAGCCTCCGCCGCAACGGCTGGATGACAGTTGCCGCGGTTTCCGCCGTGACGGTGACCCTGCTGCTGGTCGGGATTGTGATGGCGTTTTTGTTTAACATCAACCGGGTATCACAACAGGTTGAGAATGATGTGAACGTGCGGGTATCGATTAACCGCAACGTGAGTGCAAAGAATAAGAATCAGGTCAAAAAGCAATTGGCTGACATGCCCGAAGTGACACAAGTGACTTATCGTTCTCGCGCTAAGGAGTTAAATTCTATCGTGAGTGGTTACGGCTCCCAGTGGCGGATGTTCCGCGGTGACGATAACCCGCTGAACGACGTGTTCCTGGTGAAAGCCAAGACACCAAAGGCCACGATGAAGGTTGCCAAGCGGGCGGTTAAGCTCGCACACGTGAAGGATGCCGATTATGGTGGCCGGACGGCTCGCCGTCTCTTCCGATACGTGGCCAATGTCCGCAACTGGGGGATTGGGTTTGCGGTGATGCTCCTGTTGGTTGCCATTTTCCTGATTAGCAACACCATTCGGATCACCATCCTCTCCCGCCGCGACGAGATTGCGGTGATGCGCCTGGTTGGGGCGACGAGTAGTTACATCCGCTGGCCATTCCTGCTAGAAGGGGCCTGGACGGGGCTGCTCGGTGCGATTATTCCGATTGTCGTCGTGAATGTCGGCTACTCTGTGCTAATGCGCAGCATGACACAAACGCAGTCTGCAAATGGCTTTAGCCTCTATCCCAACATGCCATTCTTATTCTGGATTGACTTGTTACTTTTGGGCTTAGGGATTGTCATTGGTGCGCTGGGTTCCAGTGTTTCGATGCGCCGTTTTCTTAAATTGTAA
- the ftsE gene encoding cell division ATP-binding protein FtsE, with the protein MITLDKVTKQYDNGVTGIRDVNIDIKQGEFVYIVGPSGAGKSTFIKMLYHELTPTSGDIKFNDFDFATMKRRDLPMLRREMGIVFQDFKLLPRLTVFENIAYAMQVVETPDAEIKPRVLEVLKEVGLEHKLRRFPDELSGGEQQRVSIARAIVNKPSVLIADEPTGNLDPETSDGIMDIIETINGQNTTIIMATHNRDVVNSRPHRVLEIAGGEIIRDEEKGNYGLED; encoded by the coding sequence TTGATTACACTCGATAAAGTGACGAAACAATATGACAACGGCGTCACGGGGATCCGCGACGTTAACATCGACATTAAACAAGGCGAATTTGTCTACATTGTCGGTCCCAGTGGTGCTGGGAAGTCGACCTTCATCAAGATGCTTTACCATGAATTGACGCCAACTAGCGGGGATATTAAGTTCAACGACTTTGATTTTGCCACGATGAAACGGCGCGATTTACCCATGCTGCGGCGTGAAATGGGCATTGTGTTCCAAGACTTCAAGCTGCTCCCACGCTTAACGGTGTTTGAAAACATTGCGTATGCCATGCAAGTGGTTGAAACGCCGGATGCTGAAATCAAGCCACGGGTCCTAGAGGTGCTGAAGGAAGTCGGGCTAGAACACAAATTACGCCGTTTCCCAGATGAGCTTTCCGGTGGGGAACAACAGCGTGTCTCCATCGCCCGCGCCATCGTGAACAAGCCCAGCGTCCTGATTGCCGACGAGCCAACGGGTAATCTGGATCCAGAGACTAGTGACGGCATTATGGATATCATCGAAACCATCAATGGTCAGAACACAACGATTATCATGGCGACCCATAACCGGGACGTCGTGAACAGTCGGCCACACCGCGTGCTTGAAATCGCGGGCGGCGAAATCATTCGTGACGAAGAGAAGGGGAACTACGGACTTGAAGACTAA
- the prfB gene encoding peptide chain release factor 2 (programmed frameshift) yields the protein MEISAIRSAMSDINAKIKQFRGSLDLDGLNEQISINEAKMAEPGFWDDNVKAQELIDANNELKEKHDSFYKLSQQADDLTVSLELLDEGDDPELQAETEAGLAKLQHEMQDYEMNLLLSGEYDANNAILEIHPGAGGTEAQDWGSMLLRMYQRWASNRGFTVEVADYLAGDEAGLKSVTLIIKGTNAYGLLRSEKGVHRLVRISPFDAAGRRHTSFASVDVMPELDKSINIDLSWDDIKMEVFRSSGAGGQHINKTSSAVRLIHIPTGIVTSSQAERSQFQNKATALSMLKAKLYQRELEAQAQKEAEIKGDQMDNGFGSQIRSYVFHPYTMVKDHRTNYETGNGQAVMDGDLDPFIYAYLQWQLAAKNPD from the exons ATGGAAATCAGTGCCATTCGTTCGGCGATGAGCGATATCAACGCCAAAATAAAGCAGTTTAGGGGGTCACTT GACCTCGATGGACTGAACGAACAAATCAGTATCAACGAGGCCAAGATGGCTGAACCAGGCTTTTGGGACGATAATGTCAAGGCGCAGGAACTCATCGACGCCAACAACGAACTGAAAGAAAAACACGATTCCTTTTATAAATTATCGCAACAAGCGGATGACTTGACCGTTTCACTCGAATTGCTCGATGAGGGGGATGACCCCGAACTGCAAGCTGAGACTGAAGCTGGTTTGGCTAAGCTACAACACGAGATGCAGGACTACGAAATGAACTTGCTCCTCTCGGGCGAATACGATGCCAACAACGCCATTTTGGAAATTCACCCGGGCGCTGGCGGCACGGAAGCCCAAGACTGGGGCAGCATGCTACTGCGGATGTATCAGCGGTGGGCCAGCAACCGCGGCTTTACGGTAGAAGTTGCCGACTATTTGGCTGGTGACGAGGCCGGTCTGAAGAGTGTGACCCTGATTATCAAGGGGACGAACGCGTATGGCCTATTACGGAGCGAAAAAGGTGTCCACCGCCTCGTGCGGATTTCACCCTTTGACGCAGCAGGCCGGCGCCACACGAGTTTTGCTTCGGTGGATGTCATGCCAGAACTGGACAAATCCATTAACATTGATTTGTCTTGGGATGATATCAAAATGGAAGTCTTTCGCTCCAGTGGTGCGGGTGGTCAGCACATTAACAAGACCAGTTCTGCGGTGCGTCTGATTCATATTCCGACTGGGATTGTCACCAGTAGTCAGGCCGAGCGGTCGCAGTTTCAAAACAAGGCGACGGCGCTGTCGATGCTGAAGGCTAAGTTGTACCAGCGTGAACTTGAAGCGCAGGCACAGAAAGAAGCCGAGATTAAGGGTGACCAGATGGACAACGGGTTTGGTTCTCAAATCCGCTCTTATGTTTTCCACCCCTACACGATGGTTAAAGATCACCGGACGAACTACGAAACCGGGAACGGGCAGGCCGTCATGGATGGCGACCTGGATCCGTTTATCTACGCCTATTTGCAGTGGCAACTTGCCGCGAAGAATCCAGACTAG
- the secA gene encoding preprotein translocase subunit SecA, with product MPNLLKKWVESDDRVVKRLGKIADKVLAYADEYDALSDEALQAKTPEFKERLKNGETLDDILPEAFATAREGAKRVLGLYPFRVQVIGGIALHEGNIAEMKTGEGKTLTATMPVYLNALAGKGVHVVTVNEYLSERDATEMGELYNWLGLTVGLNVSAKDSDQKREAYNSDITYTTNSELGFDYLRDNMVVYKEQMVQRPLNYAIVDEVDSILIDEARTPLIISGGAQQSTGLYIRADRFVKTLSEDVDYKIDWPTKTAALTDVGIEKAEKTFNLENLYDTENTALTHHLDQALRANYIMLNDIDYMVQDGEVLIVDQNTGRAMQGRRYSDGLHQAIEAKEGVEIQDESQTMANITYQNFFRMYEKLAGMTGTAKTEEEEFREIYNMQVITIPTNKPVIRKDQPDLLYPTLEAKFNAVADDIERRHRKGQPVLVGTVAIESSERLSQLLDERQIPHTVLNAKNNSREAEIVTNAGQQGAVTIATNMAGRGTDIKLGPGVRELGGLCVLGTERHESRRIDNQLRGRSGRQGDPGETQFYLSLEDDLMKRFGSDRIKQVLKSLRLDDDEQVIKSRMVSRQVESAQKRVEGNNYDTRKQTLQYDDVMREQREVIYKQRQQVIDETESLKPVLMAMIQRTINRNVDAHTQGAQSEWDLQAITDYVLANLASEDKFKKADIENKSIDEIKQVLMGLVEANYDAKKEQLNDDQQMLEFEKVVILRVVDSLWTDHIDAMDQLRQSIGLRGYGQMNPLVEYQEEGYRMFEEMIATIDENTTRLFMKAEIRQNIKR from the coding sequence ATGCCAAACTTGTTAAAAAAATGGGTCGAAAGCGATGACCGCGTTGTAAAACGTCTAGGTAAGATTGCTGATAAGGTCCTAGCATATGCTGATGAATACGACGCGCTTTCTGATGAAGCGTTGCAGGCTAAAACGCCAGAATTTAAAGAACGACTTAAAAACGGTGAAACACTAGACGACATTCTCCCGGAGGCTTTTGCCACCGCGCGTGAGGGTGCCAAGCGGGTTTTGGGCCTTTACCCATTCCGCGTGCAGGTTATTGGTGGGATTGCGCTTCATGAAGGTAACATTGCCGAAATGAAGACTGGTGAAGGGAAAACCTTGACCGCTACCATGCCCGTTTATTTGAATGCCCTTGCTGGTAAAGGGGTTCACGTTGTCACGGTTAACGAATACCTGAGTGAACGTGACGCGACTGAAATGGGTGAGCTGTACAACTGGCTCGGCCTGACGGTTGGTCTGAACGTGTCTGCGAAGGATAGTGACCAGAAGCGTGAAGCCTACAACTCCGATATTACTTACACCACCAACAGTGAGCTCGGGTTTGACTACCTGCGTGACAACATGGTGGTTTACAAGGAACAAATGGTTCAGCGTCCACTGAACTACGCGATTGTCGATGAAGTTGACTCCATCTTGATTGATGAAGCCCGGACCCCACTGATTATTTCTGGTGGTGCCCAGCAGTCGACCGGTTTGTACATTCGTGCGGATCGTTTTGTTAAGACACTGTCCGAAGACGTGGACTACAAGATCGATTGGCCAACCAAGACGGCTGCCCTGACCGACGTTGGGATTGAAAAGGCCGAGAAGACCTTCAATCTCGAGAACTTGTACGATACCGAAAACACCGCGCTGACCCATCACTTGGATCAGGCGTTGCGTGCTAACTACATCATGCTCAACGATATTGACTACATGGTGCAGGATGGTGAAGTGCTGATTGTTGACCAGAACACTGGGCGTGCGATGCAGGGCCGGCGTTACTCCGATGGTCTGCACCAAGCGATTGAAGCCAAGGAAGGCGTCGAGATTCAGGACGAAAGCCAGACCATGGCCAACATCACTTACCAAAACTTCTTCCGGATGTACGAAAAGCTGGCCGGGATGACCGGTACCGCGAAGACCGAAGAAGAAGAGTTCCGTGAAATCTACAACATGCAGGTTATCACGATTCCAACCAACAAGCCGGTTATTCGTAAGGACCAGCCTGACTTGCTCTACCCAACACTGGAAGCGAAGTTCAACGCGGTTGCGGATGACATCGAACGTCGTCACCGCAAAGGCCAGCCCGTGCTGGTCGGGACCGTTGCGATTGAATCTAGCGAACGTCTGAGCCAGTTGCTTGACGAACGGCAGATTCCCCACACGGTGCTGAACGCGAAGAACAACAGTCGTGAAGCCGAAATCGTCACGAACGCCGGACAACAGGGTGCCGTTACGATTGCGACCAACATGGCGGGTCGTGGGACCGATATTAAGCTTGGACCTGGTGTCCGCGAACTTGGCGGTCTCTGTGTCCTTGGTACCGAACGTCACGAATCCCGTCGTATTGACAACCAGTTGCGTGGCCGTTCCGGTCGTCAGGGTGACCCTGGTGAAACCCAGTTCTACCTGTCCCTTGAAGATGACCTGATGAAGCGGTTCGGTTCTGACCGGATCAAGCAGGTGCTCAAGAGCCTCCGTTTGGACGATGACGAACAGGTTATTAAGTCCCGGATGGTTAGCCGTCAGGTTGAATCTGCGCAGAAGCGTGTTGAAGGGAATAACTACGATACCCGTAAGCAGACCCTGCAGTACGATGATGTGATGCGTGAGCAGCGTGAAGTCATTTACAAGCAGCGCCAGCAGGTGATTGATGAAACCGAATCCTTGAAGCCTGTACTCATGGCCATGATTCAGCGGACCATCAACCGGAACGTCGATGCACACACACAGGGTGCCCAGTCTGAATGGGACTTGCAGGCCATTACGGATTACGTTTTGGCGAACCTCGCGAGTGAGGACAAGTTCAAGAAGGCCGACATCGAGAACAAGAGCATCGATGAAATCAAGCAGGTCCTGATGGGTCTGGTTGAGGCCAACTACGATGCCAAGAAGGAACAGCTCAACGATGACCAGCAGATGCTGGAATTCGAAAAGGTTGTTATCCTGCGTGTGGTTGACTCCCTGTGGACCGATCACATTGATGCCATGGATCAGCTGCGCCAGTCAATCGGCTTGCGTGGTTATGGTCAGATGAACCCACTTGTTGAATACCAAGAAGAGGGTTACCGGATGTTTGAAGAAATGATTGCGACCATTGATGAGAACACCACTCGTTTGTTCATGAAGGCTGAAATTCGCCAGAACATCAAACGTTAA
- the hpf gene encoding ribosome hibernation-promoting factor, HPF/YfiA family: MLTYNVRGENIEVTEAIRAYVEKRISKLNKYFTDATEATAHVNLKVYSNKNAKVEVTIPMPYLTLRAEETSPDLYASIDLVTDKLERQIRKFKTKINRKSREKGFPELSEEVPAASDADEEGASTDLSVVRTKQVSLKPMDSQEAILQMDMLGHNFFIFEDAETNGTSIVYKRRDGRYGLIETDE; encoded by the coding sequence ATGCTTACTTACAACGTTCGTGGTGAAAATATTGAGGTCACCGAGGCTATTCGTGCCTATGTCGAGAAGCGGATCTCCAAGCTTAATAAATATTTCACAGATGCCACCGAGGCAACTGCTCACGTTAACTTGAAGGTTTACTCAAACAAGAATGCCAAGGTCGAGGTTACGATTCCAATGCCTTACCTGACACTCCGCGCAGAGGAAACAAGCCCTGACCTGTATGCTTCCATTGATTTGGTTACTGACAAGCTCGAGCGCCAAATCCGGAAGTTCAAGACCAAGATTAATCGTAAGTCCCGCGAGAAGGGCTTCCCAGAACTGTCTGAAGAAGTACCCGCAGCTAGCGACGCCGATGAAGAAGGCGCAAGCACTGATTTGTCCGTTGTTCGTACCAAGCAGGTTTCACTCAAGCCAATGGATTCTCAGGAAGCCATTTTGCAGATGGACATGCTTGGCCACAACTTCTTCATTTTTGAAGATGCTGAGACCAATGGCACCAGCATTGTTTACAAGCGTCGTGACGGCCGCTACGGTCTGATTGAAACTGACGAATAA
- a CDS encoding ComF family protein: MRDLIHQYKIGGDYRLRDCFSGDIQRFKKHGWVYVPLTTERAHFHERGFDTVLGLFGQLPLQTWLVKDATDEPQSRKNRAGRLRTPQSFRCIAPEQRLRRVQTICLLDDLYTTGRTMRHAAAALRLSGFTGQIVSRTLIR, translated from the coding sequence ATGCGTGATTTAATTCACCAGTACAAAATTGGTGGGGACTATCGGCTGCGTGATTGCTTTTCTGGCGATATACAGCGCTTTAAAAAACACGGTTGGGTCTATGTGCCCCTGACGACTGAACGTGCGCATTTTCACGAGCGTGGCTTTGACACCGTTCTTGGTCTCTTTGGTCAGTTGCCCTTACAAACGTGGCTTGTGAAGGATGCAACGGACGAACCGCAATCCCGTAAAAACCGCGCGGGACGGCTACGCACGCCGCAAAGTTTTCGCTGTATTGCGCCAGAACAGCGTTTGCGTCGGGTGCAAACCATTTGTTTACTGGACGATTTGTACACGACGGGTCGCACCATGCGTCATGCCGCGGCAGCACTGAGGTTGAGCGGCTTTACCGGCCAAATTGTGTCCCGGACGTTAATTCGCTAG